A genomic window from Candidatus Poribacteria bacterium includes:
- a CDS encoding HEAT repeat domain-containing protein, which translates to MLTKTYIEERKWAGDKRFFIKNLALTNNEQPLRFVLEKLGRLPSDFDREPFLNLLKHEHPNIRLLAVKNLGKLKDVTLLDAISKFAQREANTATRREAVSAIGRMRTPKSVPILIQFLEDIDPKVVLQAIRGLINFKMLPEVQSAFSALVNHPNELIQDAINRELTPNTEPTQESTLPHSHSIDALKNVIIHADVRDVLSATPDESIHLTFTSPPYYNARDYTLYESYEAYLQFLADIFRQVHRITKEGRFFVLNTSPVIVPRMSRAHSSKRYAIPFDLHPMLTQMGWEFIEDIVWVKPERTAKNRNGGFFQHRKPLGYKANSVTEYVMVYRKKTDKLIDWNMRQYDEETVEASLVEGNYEKTNVWHIHPASDKIHPAIFPTDLARRIIQFYSFKGDIVFDPFAGIGTVGVASLMLERFFLLTEQEEKYVRKAIQTMQTVDDPLFNDFHPKCLNLAEFRVLLNKEKER; encoded by the coding sequence ATGCTAACCAAAACGTATATAGAAGAACGAAAATGGGCAGGTGACAAACGATTTTTCATCAAGAACCTCGCGTTAACGAATAACGAGCAGCCCCTCCGGTTTGTTCTCGAAAAACTTGGAAGGCTTCCATCAGATTTTGATAGAGAACCCTTCTTGAATCTGCTAAAACATGAGCACCCCAATATCCGGCTGCTTGCCGTTAAGAATCTCGGTAAGTTAAAGGATGTAACATTGCTTGATGCTATCTCAAAATTTGCACAAAGGGAGGCAAATACAGCTACTCGTCGTGAAGCAGTATCGGCTATTGGACGAATGCGGACACCGAAATCGGTCCCAATCCTTATCCAATTTCTAGAGGACATCGACCCCAAAGTTGTCTTGCAAGCAATTCGCGGGCTTATTAATTTTAAGATGCTCCCTGAAGTTCAATCTGCGTTTTCAGCGTTGGTGAACCATCCGAATGAGTTAATTCAAGATGCTATAAATCGGGAGTTGACGCCGAACACAGAACCCACACAAGAGAGCACGCTTCCACATTCTCACAGTATAGATGCCCTCAAAAATGTCATTATCCATGCCGATGTGAGAGATGTATTGAGTGCCACGCCTGATGAGTCAATCCACCTGACTTTCACTTCGCCGCCATACTATAATGCCCGTGACTACACACTTTACGAAAGCTACGAGGCATACCTACAGTTCCTCGCTGATATTTTTAGACAGGTGCATCGTATTACAAAGGAGGGGCGTTTTTTTGTCCTCAATACCTCCCCGGTTATCGTTCCGCGTATGAGTCGTGCCCACTCCAGTAAGCGATACGCCATTCCCTTCGACCTCCACCCGATGTTGACGCAGATGGGGTGGGAGTTCATTGAGGATATTGTCTGGGTGAAGCCGGAACGAACTGCCAAAAACCGAAACGGCGGGTTTTTCCAACATCGCAAACCGCTCGGATACAAGGCAAACTCCGTCACGGAATATGTGATGGTCTACCGCAAAAAAACGGATAAGTTGATAGATTGGAATATGCGTCAATACGACGAGGAGACGGTTGAGGCAAGTTTGGTCGAGGGAAACTACGAAAAAACGAATGTGTGGCATATCCACCCAGCGAGCGACAAGATCCACCCGGCAATCTTCCCGACCGACTTGGCAAGGCGGATTATCCAGTTTTATTCTTTCAAAGGGGATATAGTGTTTGATCCGTTTGCAGGTATCGGAACAGTGGGTGTAGCATCCCTCATGTTAGAGCGTTTTTTTCTTCTTACTGAACAGGAGGAGAAATATGTCCGTAAGGCGATACAGACTATGCAGACTGTTGATGATCCGCTATTTAACGATTTCCACCCCAAATGTTTAAACTTGGCTGAATTTAGAGTATTACTCAATAAGGAAAAAGAACGATGA
- a CDS encoding NAD(P)-dependent alcohol dehydrogenase, which translates to MKAAQLYAYDEEMNVELKIETVPEPTISNPEDVIVRVGAAGLCRTDLHIIEGVWRDVMDTDGALLPYIMGHENAGWVEEVGTGVKSVKPGDAVICHPLRSCGICAGCRRGEDMYCENNIFPGLSADGGFAEYFLTNERALIKLNENVLPVNVAPMADAGITAYRVAKRAAKILNPGSYCAILGVGGLGHISLQCLHELCGTRTIAVDQSEAARKLAKDLGAHHVLDGGPDVVEELKELTGGGAHAVIDFVGELGAEQLCWQMLRQGGTHFVVGYGGKIEVPTVHMIINEIAIVGSLVGNYTELVELMELNAEGRVNMRAEEYTLDDINTAITDFKNRQIVGRGVIVP; encoded by the coding sequence ATGAAAGCCGCTCAACTGTATGCGTATGACGAAGAGATGAACGTCGAACTTAAAATTGAAACCGTACCGGAGCCAACCATCAGCAATCCGGAGGACGTGATTGTTCGTGTCGGTGCTGCAGGCTTGTGCCGGACAGATCTGCACATCATCGAAGGGGTATGGCGCGACGTGATGGATACGGACGGCGCGTTGTTGCCCTACATCATGGGACATGAAAACGCTGGTTGGGTTGAGGAGGTCGGTACTGGCGTGAAATCGGTGAAGCCCGGTGATGCCGTTATCTGCCATCCCTTGCGGTCGTGTGGAATCTGTGCCGGCTGCCGCCGGGGCGAAGATATGTACTGCGAGAATAACATATTTCCGGGACTGAGTGCGGACGGTGGCTTTGCTGAGTATTTCCTGACCAACGAACGGGCGTTGATCAAACTTAACGAGAATGTGTTGCCGGTGAATGTGGCTCCCATGGCGGATGCCGGTATCACCGCCTACCGGGTTGCCAAGCGGGCCGCGAAGATATTGAACCCGGGCAGTTATTGTGCGATCCTCGGTGTAGGTGGGTTAGGACACATTTCCCTCCAGTGTTTGCATGAGTTGTGCGGGACCCGTACCATTGCGGTTGACCAGAGTGAAGCTGCCCGAAAATTGGCTAAAGACTTGGGGGCTCACCATGTGCTTGACGGCGGTCCCGATGTCGTTGAAGAGTTGAAAGAACTCACCGGAGGCGGTGCCCACGCCGTCATTGATTTTGTCGGAGAGCTCGGCGCAGAGCAACTCTGCTGGCAGATGTTGCGTCAAGGCGGGACTCACTTCGTTGTTGGCTACGGCGGTAAAATTGAAGTTCCCACCGTTCACATGATCATCAATGAGATTGCAATTGTCGGTAGCCTTGTTGGCAATTATACGGAATTGGTCGAGTTGATGGAACTTAACGCTGAAGGGCGTGTCAACATGCGTGCGGAAGAGTACACGTTGGATGACATTAACACTGCTATCACCGACTTCAAAAATCGTCAGATTGTAGGACGAGGAGTTATTGTTCCCTAA
- a CDS encoding CfrBI family restriction endonuclease produces the protein MTITGVVIKNIIRKLLAGEDYRAEIVALIDAEFLQYVIDFFGRVVDAKLKNHSVTVDWYKEEFLNPKLDKSDIAVHSGLNMKTITNMYESSAKQIVLDASREHYDVLLNAIQDLTEQNDVDISLTIKFRTVSVDLNINESLIVINTLAVKRAALRGGLWSAAGKQVEKPLMTTLCALFRVPLKYFPQSVLPASGSEVEREADFYLADNAGMRYRCEVKLMGKGNPESADAPHARDTQVFVADTISDLGKAQLDDSGIHWVELRDEGGYKRFEQVLTALSIPYQPFEGDVQKALEKIFPVILSDDVQSSVTPDIILQEQSSDDSRLLVDF, from the coding sequence ATGACTATTACCGGTGTTGTTATAAAGAATATCATACGTAAATTGTTGGCAGGTGAGGATTATCGTGCTGAGATTGTTGCGCTTATTGATGCCGAATTTTTACAATATGTCATCGACTTTTTCGGTCGAGTTGTTGATGCGAAGTTAAAAAATCATTCCGTGACGGTTGATTGGTACAAAGAGGAATTCCTCAATCCGAAACTTGACAAATCAGATATTGCTGTACATTCAGGCTTGAACATGAAAACGATCACGAATATGTACGAATCTTCAGCGAAACAGATTGTACTTGATGCCTCTAGGGAGCATTATGATGTATTACTTAACGCAATTCAAGATTTGACAGAGCAAAACGACGTTGATATCTCGTTGACGATAAAATTTCGGACGGTCAGTGTAGATCTCAACATTAACGAGAGTTTAATCGTTATTAACACACTTGCTGTCAAACGCGCCGCGTTGCGGGGTGGATTATGGAGTGCGGCAGGAAAGCAGGTTGAGAAACCGTTGATGACAACACTTTGTGCTCTATTCCGTGTTCCACTAAAGTATTTTCCACAATCTGTTCTTCCTGCTTCAGGTAGTGAAGTGGAACGTGAAGCAGACTTTTATCTGGCTGATAATGCTGGAATGAGATACCGTTGCGAAGTAAAATTAATGGGCAAAGGAAATCCAGAAAGTGCGGATGCTCCACATGCTCGTGATACCCAAGTGTTTGTTGCGGATACGATCTCCGATCTGGGTAAAGCACAACTCGACGATTCAGGCATCCATTGGGTAGAGCTACGAGATGAAGGCGGTTACAAGCGATTTGAGCAGGTCTTAACGGCGTTATCAATTCCCTACCAACCATTTGAAGGTGATGTACAAAAAGCGTTAGAGAAAATCTTCCCAGTTATACTTTCTGATGATGTTCAATCTTCAGTGACTCCTGACATTATTCTTCAAGAGCAGAGCAGTGATGATTCACGGTTGTTAGTGGACTTTTAA
- a CDS encoding DUF59 domain-containing protein: MYDDVRLSLPDTLDQEVIFKRLERVLDPELDESILKLGFVKSIEAESDHLTIELHLPTYWCAPNFSYMMAEDTRRELMTVSGIHDVAVRLKDHFAAKTIEAGVNTGKSFSEAFRDEASEDLCQLNDLFRRKGYIRRQERLLQDLKSAGLSLEEIAVRRIGDLYFEDESYRIRRNDGRICDVGEAEVARQYLQRRAEMDLDCSSTAPLIIDLRGREVTAEQLEKYLIRARTVRVALQANGSFCTAVLAARKGKN, from the coding sequence ATGTACGATGATGTGCGGTTATCGCTTCCTGATACCCTAGATCAAGAGGTCATCTTCAAACGGCTGGAGAGAGTGCTCGATCCTGAGCTTGATGAGTCTATTCTGAAACTCGGTTTCGTCAAGTCGATTGAAGCCGAAAGCGATCATCTGACAATCGAATTACATCTTCCGACCTACTGGTGCGCGCCCAACTTCTCCTATATGATGGCTGAGGATACCCGCCGTGAACTGATGACGGTTAGTGGAATCCACGATGTCGCGGTTCGCTTGAAAGATCATTTCGCTGCGAAGACAATCGAGGCGGGTGTGAACACTGGCAAGTCCTTCTCGGAGGCTTTTCGGGATGAGGCATCTGAAGATCTGTGTCAACTCAACGATCTTTTTCGCCGAAAAGGGTATATTAGACGTCAAGAACGTCTGTTGCAGGACTTGAAAAGTGCGGGTTTATCACTTGAGGAGATCGCTGTCCGACGCATTGGTGACCTCTATTTTGAGGACGAATCTTATCGGATCCGGCGTAACGATGGTCGGATATGTGATGTTGGGGAGGCTGAAGTCGCTCGTCAATACTTGCAGCGTCGAGCGGAAATGGACCTTGATTGCTCGTCCACCGCGCCTTTGATAATCGATCTGCGTGGTAGGGAGGTCACTGCCGAGCAGTTAGAGAAGTATCTGATACGTGCGCGCACTGTGCGTGTCGCACTGCAAGCCAACGGGTCGTTCTGTACCGCTGTGCTGGCAGCACGGAAAGGTAAAAACTGA
- a CDS encoding nucleotide-binding protein, with translation MKKSINSLQGIYERLDLYDESSERSNTARHSFGNNVFIVHGRDDESRYKVALFVKELGLNNIILDRQPDEGIIAILDKFEREAKKADFAIALLTPDDVGALKNEAETQLNSRPRQNVVFELGYFISALGRQKVCLLIKGEIENPSDLDGILYKRIDGDEWKLKVARDMQKAGLPVDLNDVR, from the coding sequence ATGAAAAAGAGCATTAACAGCTTACAGGGAATCTACGAACGACTTGACCTATACGACGAATCTTCAGAACGTTCAAATACGGCACGGCACAGTTTCGGCAATAATGTATTTATCGTGCATGGGCGTGATGATGAATCCAGATATAAAGTTGCTTTGTTCGTCAAGGAATTGGGCTTAAATAATATTATACTTGATCGACAACCCGACGAAGGTATAATTGCGATTCTTGATAAGTTTGAACGAGAGGCTAAAAAAGCAGATTTTGCTATCGCCTTGCTAACCCCCGACGATGTTGGTGCATTAAAAAATGAAGCAGAAACTCAACTCAACTCCAGACCCCGCCAGAACGTCGTTTTTGAACTGGGTTATTTTATAAGTGCATTAGGGCGACAAAAAGTATGCCTACTTATCAAAGGAGAGATAGAAAACCCTTCCGATCTTGATGGGATACTTTATAAACGCATAGATGGTGATGAATGGAAGTTGAAAGTAGCTCGCGATATGCAGAAAGCAGGATTGCCAGTTGATCTGAATGATGTGCGTTGA